The Catenulispora sp. MAP5-51 DNA window GCCACGACACGCCGTTGAACTCCAGCGACACCTGGCAGGCGGCCAAGGACGGGTTCACCGCGGTGCCGACGATGCTGGGCCTGCTCGGCGCGCTCTACCTGTTGTGGCGCCTGTTCAAGGCGGTCGCTAAATCCGGCTGATCCCGGCGCGGCCCCGGAAGTGCGCGGCGGACACCTCGCCGCGCAGGCAGCCGAAGGCGACCTCGGCGGCGGACGCGCGGTCCAGACGGCCGTGGTAGGTCCCGTCGGGCAGGCAGACCATGTTCGCCGCGAACTGGTCGCCGCCCACGTGCGTGGTCTCCCAGACCGGCAGCCCGCGCGCGGCCAGTTCCCGGGCGACCGGGGCGCCGTAGCGGGCGCAGCAGGCGTCGCGCTTGCCGTGCGTGCACACCAGCAGGACCCGCTCGCGCAGCAGCGTGCCGAAGCCGGGCGGACCGCCGTCGGCCAGCGCCGCGAGATTCAGCTTGGCGATGTCGTCGAGGTCCTCGGTGAGGCGC harbors:
- a CDS encoding sucrase ferredoxin, whose product is MSVCDSALGGCAALCRAARAPMGDTAPPRAKAWLAVEHPGPWPAFGWPPDLPAGVIEVLTAAPAYTVRPQLIRRPDRQGRAATGERAVFVAGGPLGARWLERRLTEDLDDIAKLNLAALADGGPPGFGTLLRERVLLVCTHGKRDACCARYGAPVARELAARGLPVWETTHVGGDQFAANMVCLPDGTYHGRLDRASAAEVAFGCLRGEVSAAHFRGRAGISRI